One stretch of Phycisphaerae bacterium DNA includes these proteins:
- the rpmC gene encoding 50S ribosomal protein L29 yields MKISEMRQMKTEELHGELDRLRRYTFDLRSQAVTEKLHDPSLLTRAKRDIARLFTVLRERGEEGVEQKQYHLEALATHKRTK; encoded by the coding sequence ATGAAGATTTCGGAAATGCGGCAGATGAAGACCGAGGAGCTGCACGGCGAGCTGGATCGGCTGCGCCGTTACACCTTCGATCTCCGCAGCCAGGCGGTGACCGAGAAGCTCCATGACCCCTCCCTGCTGACTCGGGCCAAGAGGGACATTGCCCGGCTGTTCACGGTGCTCCGCGAACGCGGCGAGGAGGGTGTCGAGCAGAAGCAATACCATCTGGAGGCTCTGGCTACGCACAAGCGTACCAAGTAG